One region of Jatrophihabitans cynanchi genomic DNA includes:
- a CDS encoding DUF3501 family protein, producing MPGLNLDELILDREQYRAVRAEVRARMLPLRRSRRVQVGDALALEFENEQTLRYQVQEMIYAENITSEAAAGEEIETYRRLLPTAGSVSATMFLEFADLDTVRTSLDGLSGIQHLIELRLGSSRIAGVDVPPPDEADDRQTYSVHFVRFDLAPAQRADLANLTVPAQLSVEHPAYRAATELPAELRTQLVADLA from the coding sequence GTGCCCGGTCTCAACCTGGACGAGCTGATTCTCGACCGCGAGCAATACCGAGCCGTGCGTGCCGAGGTGCGCGCGCGGATGCTGCCGCTGCGCCGTAGCCGGCGGGTGCAGGTCGGTGACGCGCTCGCGCTGGAGTTCGAGAACGAGCAGACGCTGCGCTACCAGGTGCAGGAGATGATCTACGCCGAGAACATCACGTCCGAGGCAGCGGCCGGCGAGGAGATCGAGACCTACCGGCGGCTGCTGCCTACGGCGGGCTCGGTATCGGCGACGATGTTCCTGGAGTTCGCCGACCTGGACACCGTCCGCACGAGCCTGGACGGCCTGAGCGGCATCCAGCACCTGATCGAGCTACGGCTCGGCTCGTCCCGGATCGCCGGTGTGGACGTGCCGCCGCCGGACGAGGCGGACGATCGCCAGACGTACTCGGTGCACTTCGTCCGCTTCGACCTGGCGCCGGCTCAGCGCGCCGACCTGGCGAACCTGACCGTTCCGGCGCAGCTGTCGGTGGAGCATCCCGCGTATCGCGCCGCGACCGAACTGCCTGCCGAGTTGCGCACCCAGCTGGTCGCCGACCTGGCCTGA
- a CDS encoding rubrerythrin family protein yields MSELKGSQTHANLKEAFAGESMANRRYLFFARQADKDGVPEVAELFRDTAEGETGHAFGHAEYLVGAGDPATDEPIGSTEQNLASAVVGETYEFTAMYPGFAATAREEGFEEIADWFATLARAERTHAGRFQKALDKLRG; encoded by the coding sequence ATGAGTGAGCTGAAGGGTTCCCAGACCCACGCCAACCTCAAGGAGGCGTTCGCCGGCGAGAGCATGGCCAACCGCCGGTACCTGTTCTTCGCCCGCCAGGCGGACAAGGACGGTGTGCCCGAGGTCGCCGAGCTGTTCCGCGACACCGCCGAGGGCGAGACCGGCCATGCGTTCGGCCACGCCGAGTACCTCGTCGGTGCGGGCGACCCGGCGACCGACGAGCCGATCGGCAGCACCGAGCAGAACCTGGCCTCGGCCGTCGTCGGCGAGACGTACGAGTTCACCGCCATGTACCCCGGCTTCGCCGCCACCGCGCGCGAGGAGGGCTTCGAGGAGATCGCCGACTGGTTCGCAACGCTAGCGCGTGCCGAGCGCACGCACGCCGGCCGTTTCCAGAAGGCGCTGGACAAGCTGCGCGGCTGA
- a CDS encoding DUF4235 domain-containing protein has product MAQVVGKIGMKVLTIAVGVPVGIATRKAVARLWVAFRPEQPAHTVKDREARWADVMGYAALAGAGGVAAKLLTRKGAETTYRKLLGVEPPAAGPTREQKRLQQATENAAT; this is encoded by the coding sequence ATGGCCCAGGTCGTCGGCAAGATCGGCATGAAGGTACTGACCATCGCGGTCGGAGTCCCGGTCGGCATCGCGACCCGCAAGGCGGTCGCCCGGCTGTGGGTGGCGTTCCGCCCGGAACAGCCCGCCCACACCGTCAAGGACCGCGAGGCCCGCTGGGCGGACGTGATGGGCTATGCGGCGCTGGCCGGCGCGGGCGGCGTCGCCGCGAAGCTGCTCACCCGCAAGGGCGCCGAGACCACGTACCGCAAGCTGCTCGGCGTCGAACCGCCGGCCGCCGGACCCACCCGCGAGCAGAAGCGGCTCCAGCAGGCGACCGAGAACGCGGCTACTTGA
- a CDS encoding DUF5302 domain-containing protein — MPDNDAKAGGDTDDPKAKFREALERKRHHQAERAAETHGESKIHEAHGAAGAKRTFRRKSG; from the coding sequence ATGCCTGACAACGACGCCAAGGCCGGCGGCGACACCGACGACCCCAAGGCCAAGTTCCGCGAGGCCCTGGAGCGCAAGCGCCACCACCAGGCCGAGCGGGCGGCCGAGACGCACGGCGAGTCCAAGATCCACGAGGCGCACGGCGCCGCCGGCGCCAAGCGCACCTTCCGCCGCAAGAGCGGCTGA
- a CDS encoding Fur family transcriptional regulator → MADDLRLTPQRQAVLDTLAASDDHPTAAQVLERVRAHLPGIGPATVYRALALLVEAGRAGELRAGEGQAIRYDRTATRHDHLVCTGCGRVCDVQVGLDPDALRELNTSTSFTVTGYDVRLHGRCARCAAQDTVKERA, encoded by the coding sequence ATGGCCGACGACCTGCGGCTGACACCGCAGCGGCAGGCGGTACTCGACACGCTCGCCGCCTCCGACGATCACCCCACCGCGGCCCAGGTGCTCGAGCGGGTACGCGCGCACCTACCGGGCATCGGGCCCGCGACCGTGTACCGCGCGCTCGCCCTGCTCGTCGAAGCCGGCCGGGCGGGCGAGCTGCGGGCCGGCGAGGGACAGGCCATCCGGTACGACCGCACCGCGACCCGGCACGACCACCTGGTGTGCACCGGTTGCGGGCGGGTCTGCGACGTCCAGGTCGGGCTCGATCCGGACGCGCTTCGAGAGCTGAACACGAGCACGTCGTTCACCGTCACGGGGTACGACGTCCGACTGCACGGCCGCTGCGCACGGTGCGCGGCGCAGGACACCGTCAAGGAGAGAGCATGA
- a CDS encoding uracil-DNA glycosylase, whose product MYAVPGSGWPGDLATPRTPVAADAADVGRLAASARDLRQLDARVTVCRACPRLVAWREQVADVKRRAFADEPYWGRPVSGFGPPDPRILILGLAPAAHGANRTGRMFTGDRSGDWLYAALYRVGLANRPTAVSAGDGLELNGVRITAPVHCAPPANKPTTVERDTCRGWLTRELELLWPGVRAVVVLGAFGWNSLWPTLRACGIVTPARVPRFAHGVEAQVDGRLAIGSYHVSQQNTFTGRLTEPMLDAVLARAADAAGLPVR is encoded by the coding sequence ATGTACGCGGTGCCGGGCTCGGGCTGGCCGGGCGATCTGGCCACGCCGCGCACCCCGGTGGCGGCCGACGCGGCGGACGTCGGTCGGCTGGCGGCCTCGGCCCGGGACCTGCGGCAACTGGATGCAAGGGTGACCGTCTGCCGCGCCTGCCCGCGGCTGGTGGCCTGGCGCGAGCAGGTCGCCGACGTCAAGCGGCGCGCCTTCGCCGACGAGCCGTACTGGGGGCGTCCGGTGAGCGGGTTCGGGCCGCCCGACCCGCGGATCCTGATCCTGGGCCTCGCGCCCGCGGCACACGGGGCGAACCGCACCGGGCGGATGTTCACCGGCGACCGCAGCGGCGACTGGCTGTACGCCGCGCTGTACCGGGTCGGGCTGGCGAACCGCCCGACCGCCGTCTCGGCCGGCGACGGGCTGGAGCTGAACGGGGTGCGGATCACCGCGCCGGTGCACTGCGCGCCGCCGGCGAACAAGCCGACCACGGTTGAGCGCGACACCTGCCGCGGCTGGCTGACCCGCGAGCTCGAACTGCTGTGGCCCGGCGTGCGCGCGGTCGTGGTGCTCGGCGCGTTCGGCTGGAACTCGCTGTGGCCGACGCTGCGTGCCTGCGGCATCGTCACCCCGGCGCGGGTGCCGCGCTTCGCGCACGGCGTCGAGGCGCAGGTCGACGGCCGGCTCGCGATAGGCAGCTACCACGTCAGCCAGCAGAACACCTTCACCGGCCGGCTGACCGAGCCGATGCTCGACGCGGTGCTGGCCCGGGCAGCCGATGCGGCGGGGCTGCCGGTTCGCTAG
- a CDS encoding SDR family oxidoreductase, with protein sequence MRIAVAGGTGRVGRLVVEAAGSSGHEPVVLARSAGVDLTTGAGLDAALAGVAAVIDVSDPATTSRRKATAFYERAAEHLLPAEQRAGVRHHVVLSIVGIDRVGLGYYRAKQRQEALAMAGPVPASVLRATQFHEFTLQVSERGGRFGGALLPKGPGPRGQQTFDEWFAAR encoded by the coding sequence ATGCGCATCGCGGTGGCCGGTGGCACCGGCCGAGTCGGCCGGCTCGTCGTCGAGGCCGCCGGGTCGTCCGGCCACGAACCCGTGGTGCTGGCCCGCTCGGCCGGGGTCGACCTGACGACCGGTGCCGGACTGGATGCGGCGCTGGCTGGTGTCGCCGCGGTGATAGACGTGAGCGATCCGGCAACCACCAGCCGGCGCAAGGCGACCGCGTTCTACGAGCGTGCTGCCGAACACCTGCTGCCCGCCGAGCAACGCGCCGGCGTTCGGCATCACGTGGTGCTGTCCATCGTCGGCATCGACCGCGTAGGGCTCGGTTACTACCGCGCCAAGCAGCGGCAGGAGGCGCTCGCGATGGCCGGTCCGGTGCCGGCGAGCGTGCTTCGGGCTACCCAGTTCCACGAGTTCACGCTGCAGGTCAGCGAGCGCGGCGGCCGGTTCGGGGGTGCGCTGCTGCCGAAGGGCCCAGGCCCGCGCGGTCAGCAGACCTTCGACGAATGGTTCGCTGCGCGCTGA
- a CDS encoding carbohydrate ABC transporter permease codes for MPARKGTAARVTRTAAPLLWLGPAIALVGVVVIWPVVVLFRTSLQHFTPNGFLIGSAGMDNFRALFDEPDLRGILLRTVAWVVVVVAVTMLLSLALAQLFNQRFPGRRVARWALIAPWAASVVMTSLVFRWALDSNSGVVNVFLHDLGLVKFGSNEADWLGRPFSAFVWMMIVAVFVSLPFSTYALLAGLQTIPPELHEAARVDGASPWRSYRSITLPLLRPAFLVAALINVINVFNSFPIIWEMTGGGPGHETSTTTVFMYQLKQAYIGESAAMSVINFLLVIIVVLVFLKATRWKDQVN; via the coding sequence TTGCCCGCACGCAAGGGAACGGCCGCGCGGGTCACCCGCACGGCCGCACCCCTGTTATGGCTCGGCCCGGCCATCGCGCTGGTCGGCGTGGTCGTGATCTGGCCGGTCGTGGTGCTGTTCCGCACCTCGCTGCAGCACTTCACCCCGAACGGCTTCCTGATCGGCAGCGCCGGCATGGACAACTTCCGCGCGCTGTTCGACGAGCCGGACCTGCGCGGCATCCTGCTGCGCACCGTGGCCTGGGTGGTCGTCGTAGTGGCCGTGACGATGCTGCTCTCACTGGCGCTGGCGCAGCTGTTCAACCAGCGCTTCCCGGGCCGTCGCGTCGCACGATGGGCGCTGATCGCACCCTGGGCGGCGTCGGTCGTGATGACCTCACTGGTGTTCCGCTGGGCGCTGGACTCCAACAGCGGCGTCGTCAACGTGTTCCTGCACGACCTCGGCCTGGTGAAGTTCGGTAGCAACGAGGCGGACTGGCTGGGCCGGCCGTTCTCGGCGTTCGTCTGGATGATGATCGTCGCCGTCTTCGTCTCGCTGCCGTTCTCCACCTACGCACTGCTCGCCGGGCTGCAGACGATCCCGCCCGAGCTGCACGAGGCGGCCCGGGTGGACGGCGCGTCGCCGTGGCGCAGCTACCGCTCGATCACGCTCCCGTTGCTGCGCCCGGCGTTCCTGGTCGCGGCGCTGATCAACGTCATCAACGTGTTCAACTCGTTCCCGATCATCTGGGAGATGACCGGCGGCGGACCCGGGCACGAGACCAGCACGACGACCGTGTTCATGTACCAGCTCAAGCAGGCCTACATCGGCGAGTCCGCCGCGATGTCCGTGATCAACTTCCTGCTCGTGATCATCGTGGTGCTCGTCTTCCTCAAGGCGACCCGCTGGAAGGATCAGGTGAACTGA
- a CDS encoding ribonucleotide-diphosphate reductase subunit beta — protein MLLDPGMNLTLRPMRYPHFYDRYRDAIKNHWTVEEVDLHSDLKDLTRLTPAEQHLVGRLVAFFATGDTIVANNLVLNLYQHLNAPEARLYLSRQLFEEAVHVQFYLTLLDTYVPDERERFEAFAAVENIPSIKVKAEFCFTWIDTVFELDALRTRDERRAFLLNLICFAACIEGLFFYGAFAYVYFLRSRGLLHGLASGTNWVFRDESMHMAFAFDVVDTVRAEEPDLFDAELAGQVREMIVAAVEAEAQFAEDLLGGGVAGLSSADMRSYLEHVADRRMRRLGLEPIYGTANPLAFLDLQDVQELSNFFERKVSAYQVGVGGSVAFDDDF, from the coding sequence ATGCTGCTGGATCCCGGGATGAACCTGACCCTGCGGCCGATGCGCTACCCGCACTTCTACGACCGGTACCGCGACGCGATCAAGAATCACTGGACGGTCGAGGAGGTCGACCTGCACAGCGACCTGAAGGACCTGACCCGGCTCACGCCCGCCGAGCAACACCTGGTCGGCCGGCTGGTCGCATTCTTCGCCACCGGCGACACCATCGTCGCGAACAACCTGGTGCTCAACCTGTACCAGCACCTCAATGCGCCCGAGGCCCGGCTGTACCTGAGCCGCCAGCTGTTCGAGGAGGCGGTGCACGTCCAGTTCTACCTGACCCTGCTGGACACGTACGTCCCCGACGAGCGGGAGCGGTTCGAGGCGTTCGCCGCGGTCGAGAACATCCCGTCGATCAAGGTGAAAGCGGAGTTCTGCTTCACCTGGATCGACACGGTGTTCGAACTCGATGCGCTGCGCACGCGGGACGAACGCCGCGCCTTCCTGCTCAACCTGATCTGCTTCGCGGCCTGCATCGAAGGGCTGTTCTTCTACGGCGCGTTCGCCTACGTGTACTTCCTGCGCTCGCGCGGGCTGTTGCACGGGCTGGCGTCCGGGACGAACTGGGTCTTCCGCGACGAGTCCATGCACATGGCGTTCGCCTTCGACGTGGTCGACACGGTGCGCGCCGAGGAACCCGACCTGTTCGACGCGGAGCTGGCCGGGCAGGTGCGCGAGATGATCGTCGCCGCGGTCGAGGCCGAGGCGCAGTTCGCCGAGGACCTGCTCGGCGGCGGGGTGGCCGGGCTGTCGAGCGCGGACATGCGCAGCTACCTCGAGCACGTGGCAGACAGGCGGATGCGCCGGCTCGGGCTCGAGCCGATCTACGGCACCGCGAACCCGCTCGCGTTCCTGGACCTGCAGGACGTCCAGGAGCTGTCGAACTTCTTCGAGCGCAAGGTGTCGGCCTACCAGGTCGGTGTGGGCGGATCGGTGGCGTTTGATGACGATTTCTAG
- a CDS encoding NAD(P)/FAD-dependent oxidoreductase, which translates to MTGQPVRILIVGGGYVGMYTALGLQKKLSRGAAEITLVEPQSNMTYQPFLPEAAAGSVEPRHVVVPLRKVLRHCTVLSGAVTRVEHAAKRVTVQPVQGEAYRRDYDLLVMCPGSISRLLPIPGLAENGIGFKTIGEAIYLRNHVLSQLDLAASTDDPEQRRRALTFVFVGGGYAGVEAMAELEDMARYATRYIDNVEPSDMRWVLVEAASRIMPEVSVRLSAYTVDRLTERAIDVRLNTRLESAEGGRIVLSDGEQFDADTLVWTAGVKANPILQQTDLPLDDKGRLPCAANLTVKGVTGVFAAGDCAAVPDLTKDDPNALCGPSAQHAVRQAKTLAGNVAAAVHGGTLRDYRHAYAGSVASLGLYRGVAEVYGIKLRGFPAWWMHRTYHVSRMPTFNRKVRIIADWTGALLFRREVVSLGQLQRPRTEFEQAAGKRELPEVS; encoded by the coding sequence ATGACAGGGCAACCCGTACGGATCCTGATCGTCGGCGGCGGCTACGTCGGCATGTACACCGCGCTCGGCCTGCAGAAGAAGCTCTCCCGCGGGGCGGCCGAGATCACCCTCGTCGAGCCGCAGTCCAACATGACCTACCAGCCGTTCCTGCCCGAGGCCGCGGCGGGCAGCGTCGAACCGCGGCACGTCGTCGTCCCGTTGCGCAAGGTGTTGCGGCACTGCACGGTGCTCAGCGGCGCGGTGACGAGGGTCGAGCACGCCGCCAAGCGGGTGACCGTCCAGCCGGTGCAGGGCGAGGCGTACCGACGCGACTACGACCTGCTCGTCATGTGCCCGGGCTCGATCTCGCGGCTGCTGCCCATCCCGGGGCTGGCCGAGAACGGCATCGGCTTCAAGACCATCGGCGAGGCGATCTACCTGCGCAACCACGTCCTGTCCCAGCTCGACCTCGCCGCCTCCACCGACGACCCCGAGCAGCGGCGCCGCGCGCTCACCTTCGTGTTCGTCGGCGGTGGTTACGCCGGCGTGGAGGCGATGGCCGAACTGGAGGACATGGCGCGGTACGCCACCCGCTACATCGACAACGTCGAGCCGTCCGACATGCGCTGGGTGCTGGTCGAGGCGGCCAGCCGGATCATGCCCGAGGTGTCCGTGCGGCTGTCGGCGTACACGGTCGACCGGCTCACCGAGCGCGCCATCGACGTCCGGCTCAACACCCGGCTGGAGTCGGCCGAAGGCGGCCGGATCGTGCTGTCCGACGGCGAGCAGTTCGACGCGGATACCCTGGTGTGGACGGCCGGGGTCAAGGCGAACCCGATATTGCAGCAGACCGATCTGCCGCTGGACGACAAGGGCCGGCTGCCCTGCGCGGCGAACCTGACCGTCAAGGGCGTCACCGGGGTGTTCGCCGCGGGCGACTGCGCCGCCGTCCCGGACCTGACCAAGGACGACCCCAACGCGCTGTGCGGGCCGAGCGCGCAACACGCGGTGCGGCAGGCGAAGACGCTCGCCGGCAACGTTGCGGCGGCCGTGCACGGCGGGACGTTGCGCGACTACCGGCACGCCTACGCCGGCTCGGTCGCCTCGCTCGGGCTGTATCGCGGCGTCGCGGAGGTCTACGGCATCAAGCTGCGCGGCTTCCCGGCGTGGTGGATGCACCGCACCTACCACGTGTCGCGGATGCCGACGTTCAACCGCAAGGTGCGGATCATCGCCGACTGGACCGGCGCGCTGCTGTTCCGCCGCGAGGTCGTCTCGCTCGGGCAGTTGCAGCGGCCGCGGACCGAGTTCGAGCAGGCGGCCGGCAAGCGCGAGTTGCCCGAGGTCTCCTGA
- a CDS encoding carbohydrate ABC transporter permease gives MSATVAAPVPRSEATGTERRPRAPRRRSGRTVILALFGYLIAIVFLLPYAEMVITALRPAKELSDRGYVPKHWDFSNFTSIWKTGFGDNLKVSLQVAGGATLVVLLVALPAAYYTARHRFRGRGLFLLLVLVTQMFQPAAMLVGIQREFLSFDLPSPTLSLILVNAGFNLAFAVWILNAYFSSIPVELEEAAMVDGTGRLGAMGRITLPLALPGIVTAVIFTFIAAWNEFIVALTLTSEPSQRPLTVAIHNYIGQYSVDWGHLFAGSVIATIPVIVLFAVIEGKIVGGLTAGSIK, from the coding sequence GTGTCGGCCACCGTCGCCGCGCCCGTGCCGCGATCCGAGGCCACCGGCACCGAGCGCCGCCCCCGCGCGCCGCGCCGCCGCAGCGGCCGCACGGTGATCCTCGCCCTGTTCGGCTACCTGATCGCGATCGTCTTCCTGCTGCCGTACGCAGAGATGGTGATCACTGCGCTGCGTCCGGCCAAGGAGCTGAGCGACCGCGGCTACGTCCCGAAGCACTGGGACTTCAGCAACTTCACCAGCATCTGGAAGACCGGGTTCGGCGACAACCTGAAGGTGAGCCTGCAGGTCGCCGGCGGGGCGACGCTGGTGGTGCTGCTGGTCGCGCTGCCCGCCGCGTACTACACGGCGCGGCACCGCTTCCGCGGCCGCGGCCTGTTCCTGCTGCTCGTGCTGGTGACCCAGATGTTCCAGCCGGCCGCGATGCTGGTCGGCATCCAGCGCGAGTTCCTCAGCTTCGACCTGCCCAGCCCCACCCTGTCGCTGATCCTGGTCAACGCCGGCTTCAACCTGGCGTTCGCGGTCTGGATCCTGAACGCCTACTTCTCCTCCATCCCGGTCGAACTGGAGGAGGCGGCGATGGTGGACGGGACGGGACGGCTCGGCGCGATGGGGCGCATCACGCTGCCGCTCGCTCTGCCCGGCATCGTCACCGCGGTGATCTTCACGTTCATCGCCGCGTGGAACGAGTTCATCGTCGCGCTGACCCTCACCAGCGAGCCGAGCCAGCGTCCGCTCACGGTCGCGATCCACAACTACATCGGGCAGTACTCGGTCGACTGGGGGCACCTGTTCGCGGGCTCGGTGATCGCGACCATCCCGGTGATCGTGCTGTTCGCGGTGATCGAGGGCAAGATCGTCGGCGGGCTCACCGCCGGGTCGATCAAGTAG
- a CDS encoding nitroreductase family deazaflavin-dependent oxidoreductase encodes MTLFGKEHVERYRATDGAEGYEWQKGTTILLLGTKGRKSGREYTHPLIFREHDGAYLVVASKGGAPEPPAWYVNLQADPEVTVQIKGEVFNARARTATAEEKPQLWREMTEVWPAYDEYQQKTAREIPVVVLERA; translated from the coding sequence ATGACCTTGTTCGGCAAGGAGCACGTCGAGCGGTACCGGGCGACCGACGGCGCCGAGGGCTACGAGTGGCAGAAGGGGACGACGATCCTGCTGCTGGGCACCAAGGGCCGCAAGTCCGGCCGCGAGTACACCCACCCGCTGATCTTCCGCGAGCACGACGGCGCCTACCTGGTCGTCGCCTCCAAGGGCGGCGCGCCCGAGCCGCCGGCCTGGTACGTCAACCTGCAGGCCGACCCCGAGGTGACGGTGCAGATCAAGGGCGAGGTGTTCAACGCCCGCGCCCGCACCGCCACCGCCGAGGAGAAGCCCCAGCTGTGGCGCGAGATGACCGAGGTGTGGCCGGCCTACGACGAGTACCAGCAGAAGACGGCCCGCGAGATCCCCGTCGTCGTCCTCGAGCGGGCCTGA
- a CDS encoding ribonucleoside-diphosphate reductase subunit alpha: protein MTVTDTPPPTRRTTMQVRKRNGDTEDVDVNKIVRAVERWAGELDEVDPLRVATKTISGLYDGATTSELDRLSIRTAAEMIGEEPQYSRLAARLLAGYLDKEVRGQGIASFSQAIALGHAEGLIGDETAGFVKDNARKLDFAVDHRADLRFEYFGLRTVYDRYLLRHPSSRLVIETPQYFLLRVSCGLSHTPAEAIDFYRLMSSLAYLPSSPTLFNSGTRHTQMSSCYLLDSPRDELDSIYERYQQVARLSKFAGGIGISWSRVRSRGALIRGTNGESNGIVPWLRTLDSSVAAVNQGGRRKGAACVYLEPWHPDVEEFLALRDNTGEDARRTHNLNLANWIPDEFMRRVEADEAWSLMDPDAVPELPDLWGEAFDAAYRAAEADGRYVRQVPARELFGRMMRTLAQTGNGWMCFKDAANARCNQSADPANVVHLSNLCTEIIEVSSDAETAVCNLGSVNLAQHLTGDAVDWDKLRATVRTAVPFLDRVIDTNYYPSAEAAASNPRWRPVGLGVMGLQDVFFALRLPFDSAAARELSTRIAEEIYLTALETSAGLAEQFGPHPAFAATRAADGQLQPDLWGVPPTQTQRWAELRARVARTGLRNSLLIAIAPTATIASIAGCYECIEPQVSNLFKRETLSGEFLQLNGALVRELKRLGLWTVQTRDAIKRADGSVQGIAELPAETRELFRTAWELPQRALIDLAAARAPYVDQSQSLNLFMAAPSIGKLSSMYLYAWQAGLKSTYYLRSRPATRIAQATVTDQAAIACSLENPESCEACQ, encoded by the coding sequence ATGACGGTCACCGACACCCCACCCCCGACCCGGCGCACGACGATGCAGGTGCGCAAGCGCAACGGCGACACCGAGGACGTCGACGTCAACAAGATCGTCCGCGCGGTCGAGCGCTGGGCGGGCGAGTTGGACGAGGTCGACCCGCTGCGCGTGGCCACCAAGACGATCAGCGGCCTGTACGACGGCGCCACCACGTCCGAGCTGGACCGGCTCTCGATCCGGACGGCGGCGGAGATGATCGGCGAGGAGCCGCAGTACTCCCGGCTCGCCGCCCGCTTGCTGGCCGGTTACCTCGACAAGGAGGTACGCGGTCAGGGCATCGCGTCGTTCAGCCAGGCGATCGCGCTCGGGCACGCCGAGGGCCTGATCGGCGACGAGACCGCCGGCTTCGTCAAGGACAACGCGCGCAAGCTCGACTTCGCCGTCGACCACCGCGCCGATCTGCGCTTCGAGTACTTCGGGCTGCGGACCGTGTACGACCGCTACCTGCTGCGGCACCCGAGCAGCCGGCTGGTGATCGAGACGCCGCAGTACTTCCTGCTGCGCGTCTCTTGCGGCCTGTCACACACGCCGGCCGAGGCGATCGACTTCTACCGGCTGATGTCCTCGCTCGCATACCTGCCGTCCAGCCCGACGCTGTTCAACTCCGGAACGCGGCACACCCAGATGTCCTCGTGCTACCTGCTCGACTCCCCGCGCGACGAGCTGGACTCCATCTACGAGCGCTACCAGCAGGTCGCCCGGCTGTCCAAGTTCGCCGGCGGGATCGGCATCTCGTGGTCCCGGGTGCGGTCGCGCGGCGCGCTGATCCGCGGCACCAACGGCGAGTCCAACGGCATCGTGCCCTGGCTGCGCACGCTGGACTCGTCGGTCGCCGCCGTCAACCAGGGCGGCCGGCGCAAGGGCGCGGCGTGCGTCTACCTCGAGCCGTGGCACCCGGACGTCGAGGAGTTCCTCGCGCTGCGCGACAACACCGGCGAGGACGCCCGCCGCACGCACAACCTGAACCTGGCCAACTGGATCCCGGACGAGTTCATGCGCCGCGTCGAGGCCGACGAGGCCTGGTCGCTGATGGACCCGGACGCCGTGCCCGAGCTGCCCGACCTGTGGGGCGAGGCGTTCGACGCGGCGTACCGCGCCGCCGAGGCGGACGGCCGGTACGTGCGGCAGGTGCCGGCACGCGAGCTGTTCGGCCGGATGATGCGCACGCTGGCGCAGACCGGCAACGGGTGGATGTGCTTCAAGGACGCCGCCAACGCACGCTGCAACCAGAGTGCCGACCCGGCGAACGTCGTGCACCTGTCCAACCTGTGCACCGAGATCATCGAGGTCAGTTCGGACGCCGAGACCGCGGTGTGCAACCTCGGCTCGGTCAACCTGGCGCAGCATCTGACCGGCGACGCGGTCGACTGGGACAAGCTGCGCGCGACCGTGCGCACCGCCGTCCCGTTCCTGGACCGGGTGATCGACACCAACTACTACCCGAGTGCCGAGGCGGCGGCGTCCAACCCGCGCTGGCGGCCGGTCGGGCTCGGCGTGATGGGACTGCAGGACGTCTTCTTCGCGCTGCGCCTGCCGTTCGACTCCGCGGCCGCGCGCGAGCTGTCCACCCGGATCGCCGAGGAGATCTACCTGACGGCGCTGGAGACGTCAGCCGGGCTGGCCGAGCAGTTCGGCCCGCACCCCGCGTTCGCCGCGACGCGTGCCGCCGACGGGCAGCTGCAACCGGACCTGTGGGGCGTGCCGCCGACCCAGACGCAGCGATGGGCCGAACTGCGCGCGCGGGTCGCGCGGACCGGGCTGCGCAATTCGCTGCTGATCGCGATCGCCCCCACCGCGACGATCGCGTCGATCGCCGGCTGCTACGAGTGCATCGAGCCGCAGGTGTCCAACCTGTTCAAACGCGAGACGCTGTCCGGGGAGTTCCTGCAGCTCAACGGCGCGCTCGTGCGCGAGCTCAAGCGGCTGGGGCTGTGGACCGTGCAGACGCGTGATGCGATCAAGCGCGCGGACGGCTCGGTGCAGGGCATCGCCGAGCTCCCCGCCGAGACGCGCGAGCTGTTCCGCACCGCGTGGGAGTTGCCGCAACGCGCCCTGATCGACCTGGCCGCCGCGCGGGCGCCGTACGTCGACCAGAGCCAGTCGCTGAACCTGTTCATGGCCGCGCCGTCGATCGGCAAGCTCAGCTCGATGTACCTGTATGCGTGGCAGGCCGGGCTGAAGTCGACCTACTACCTGCGCTCGCGCCCGGCCACCCGCATCGCGCAGGCGACCGTGACCGACCAGGCGGCGATCGCCTGCAGCCTGGAGAACCCCGAGAGCTGCGAGGCGTGCCAGTGA